One region of Glycine max cultivar Williams 82 chromosome 9, Glycine_max_v4.0, whole genome shotgun sequence genomic DNA includes:
- the LOC100787156 gene encoding uncharacterized protein has protein sequence MMPAHGLIISLIFVSILANEASLVHEANGSFPMVPLVEAGKMEMMMVMNESRRKLGSFQICALCTCCGGAKGMCLPSPCCYAINCNIPHRPFGFCSFTPKTCNCFGCHL, from the exons ATGATGCCTGCTCATGGCCTCataatctctctcatttttgtgTCCATTTTAGCAAATGAGGCAAGCTTGGTCCAT gaGGCAAATGGGTCATTTCCAATGGTGCCCTTGGTGGAGGCTGGGAAGATGGagatgatgatggtgatgaaTGAGAGCAGAAGGAAACTTGGAAGCTTCCAGATATGTGCCTTGTGCACCTGCTGTGGTGGAGCAAAAGGGATGTGCTTGCCCTCTCCTTGTTGCTATGCCATCAATTGCAACATTCCTCATAGACCTTTTGGCTTTTGCTCATTCACACCAAAGACCTGTAATTGCTTTGGATGCCATCTTTAG